In one Brevibacillus choshinensis genomic region, the following are encoded:
- a CDS encoding CpaF family protein — protein sequence MFDKKQLLGIQNPSRAEQDLRTIGREATRVPQTLNEKIQGSTPQNIGENRIHHEMEGSIRTQIVEKYGKRLWEEKHSTTFLSELEVDIKMLLEALTPLSSFHMEAEVRRILHSLTGWGPLDHLLEDSDITEILFHRYNYLVVERKSTGRLEAPEIPVFRDEEEMLRLLEQIAATMGREFNETKAELHTQLPDGSRVAATHRSISPDGHMVTIRKHRDLLSEADYLRYGSICEPMLLFLNRAIGLSRASGIVSGGTGSGKTHLLNLLSQYVSPSLSIITIEDVLEMKLQHPFVRRFLAKPANYEGKGGFSIKDCVRLSLRKRPDVIMVGETRGGEIVDMLWAMNTDHPGSWSTAHANSPRALVDSTLPILFGKADEAYSAEERNLMIGSALDLIVQVKRFEEDGSRKVVAITEVVGTGQSHEEWIKRACNIKQVVPDRVYLQDIYVYEPTGVRDGKVTGHFRWTGYRPERLIKRWVEKGLSREEIDRVFFADPISS from the coding sequence ATGTTCGACAAAAAGCAGCTGCTCGGTATTCAAAACCCGAGCCGTGCTGAACAGGACTTGCGGACGATAGGAAGAGAAGCGACACGGGTTCCACAAACGCTGAACGAAAAAATACAAGGTAGCACGCCGCAGAACATAGGGGAAAACCGGATCCATCATGAAATGGAAGGATCTATCCGTACTCAGATCGTGGAGAAATACGGAAAGCGCTTGTGGGAGGAGAAGCACTCCACAACTTTTTTATCTGAGCTGGAAGTCGATATCAAAATGCTGCTGGAAGCACTAACACCACTATCTTCTTTTCATATGGAAGCAGAAGTGAGGCGTATCCTGCATTCCCTGACAGGCTGGGGACCACTGGATCACTTGCTAGAGGACTCAGATATTACGGAAATCCTCTTTCACCGTTATAACTATCTGGTTGTCGAAAGAAAAAGCACGGGCCGTCTGGAGGCACCAGAAATCCCAGTGTTTCGGGATGAGGAGGAAATGCTGAGATTGCTCGAACAGATTGCAGCGACGATGGGAAGAGAATTCAATGAGACAAAGGCGGAATTACATACGCAGCTACCCGATGGTTCTCGTGTGGCGGCGACGCATCGGTCGATCTCACCGGATGGACACATGGTCACGATTCGAAAACATCGGGATCTGCTGAGTGAAGCTGATTATTTACGGTATGGATCCATTTGCGAGCCAATGCTCCTGTTTCTGAACAGGGCCATAGGATTATCACGTGCCTCTGGGATCGTAAGTGGAGGGACGGGATCAGGAAAGACCCACTTGCTCAATTTACTCTCACAGTACGTATCCCCTTCTTTGAGTATTATTACCATCGAGGACGTACTGGAGATGAAGCTTCAGCATCCATTTGTGCGCCGTTTTTTAGCCAAACCAGCGAATTACGAAGGAAAAGGAGGCTTCTCCATAAAGGATTGCGTCCGTTTATCTTTGCGAAAGCGGCCAGATGTCATCATGGTCGGAGAGACACGAGGCGGAGAAATTGTGGACATGCTTTGGGCGATGAACACAGACCACCCCGGAAGCTGGAGCACCGCACATGCCAATTCTCCGCGCGCATTGGTAGATTCAACGTTACCGATTTTGTTTGGCAAAGCAGATGAAGCGTATAGTGCTGAGGAGCGGAATCTGATGATCGGGTCTGCGCTAGATTTGATCGTGCAAGTAAAACGCTTTGAAGAGGATGGAAGCCGAAAAGTGGTAGCGATAACAGAGGTAGTCGGCACTGGCCAGTCACATGAAGAGTGGATTAAACGGGCGTGCAATATTAAGCAGGTGGTACCAGACCGGGTCTATTTACAAGATATTTACGTGTATGAACCAACAGGTGTTCGAGATGGAAAAGTAACCGGTCATTTTAGATGGACAGGCTATCGCCCCGAGAGATTGATTAAACGATGGGTGGAAAAAGGTTTGTCACGAGAGGAAATTGATCGCGTCTTTTTTGCCGATCCGATTTCAAGCTAG
- a CDS encoding AAA family ATPase, which translates to MKKSLLIVDDDIESIHVLRQHLATSQWLDICGYATRVEEAWQMLQATRPDMVLLGGIKETERGVICQQFRLAFPHLSFIAACSPQELMWEPFFRNLGIWVVAKPIQPGQIEALAMMSPSLGATTIIKTSHPDDMSSSFSSQNLFTAPQTVAEAPLQPDFSAAQTIQAPQKAKHLITVYGPKGGVGKTFISRELAVFFSTQKKEGHPLRVLAVDFNLDLGTFATTLNLPRTPNIFTWVQEIDNQLQAMARRQGRDPLLFRNEEWQEYVSALNLSPHDISKYIVSHTETGLDVLTSPRDIRHSFEIKDYHLYLILETLKHSQYDVILIDTAPDTTDATIQALFFAEQVVMVGNPVVDSIENIQRLLKLLREAEYPEARIQVCMNRLQRKEMFTLDEIRAYFQLHPSKKIFSIPDDAEVKKSINSGIPVMLHPGRSSAKDAIETLGKALLPIDSEKTMPGAQPKAKERPSLFRWLWG; encoded by the coding sequence GTGAAAAAAAGCTTGCTCATCGTAGATGATGATATCGAATCGATACATGTCCTGCGGCAGCATTTAGCCACGAGTCAGTGGTTGGACATATGCGGATATGCGACCCGCGTCGAGGAAGCTTGGCAAATGCTGCAGGCAACTCGTCCGGACATGGTGCTATTAGGGGGGATCAAAGAGACGGAGAGAGGAGTGATCTGCCAACAGTTCCGATTGGCGTTTCCTCATTTGTCCTTTATCGCTGCATGCTCTCCACAAGAACTCATGTGGGAACCATTTTTTCGTAACCTGGGTATCTGGGTGGTAGCAAAACCAATTCAACCAGGCCAAATCGAAGCGCTGGCTATGATGTCACCGAGTCTAGGAGCAACTACGATAATCAAGACCTCACATCCCGATGATATGTCTTCTTCTTTCTCTTCGCAAAATCTTTTCACAGCTCCCCAAACAGTTGCTGAGGCTCCATTACAGCCCGATTTTTCAGCAGCTCAAACGATACAAGCACCTCAGAAAGCTAAACATTTGATTACTGTGTATGGACCCAAAGGCGGTGTAGGCAAAACATTTATATCGCGGGAGCTTGCCGTTTTCTTTTCTACGCAGAAAAAAGAGGGTCATCCTCTCCGTGTATTGGCTGTTGATTTCAATTTGGACCTAGGCACCTTTGCAACGACACTAAACTTGCCTCGAACACCCAATATTTTTACTTGGGTGCAGGAAATCGACAACCAGCTTCAGGCAATGGCACGGCGCCAAGGAAGGGATCCACTTTTATTCCGGAATGAAGAATGGCAAGAGTATGTATCTGCTTTAAATTTATCTCCCCACGACATTTCAAAGTACATTGTCAGTCATACTGAGACGGGACTGGATGTGCTAACCTCTCCACGTGATATCCGGCACAGCTTTGAAATCAAGGATTACCATCTTTACCTGATTCTCGAAACGTTAAAACATAGCCAATACGACGTCATCTTGATTGATACGGCGCCTGATACTACCGATGCCACCATACAGGCGTTATTTTTTGCTGAACAAGTCGTCATGGTGGGTAACCCAGTTGTCGACTCCATTGAAAATATTCAGCGCTTATTAAAGCTGTTGCGAGAAGCAGAGTATCCGGAAGCACGAATCCAGGTGTGCATGAATCGCCTGCAACGAAAAGAAATGTTCACGCTAGACGAGATCAGGGCCTATTTCCAGCTTCACCCCAGCAAAAAGATTTTCTCCATTCCAGACGATGCAGAAGTAAAGAAATCGATCAATAGTGGCATACCCGTCATGCTCCATCCCGGTCGCTCATCTGCCAAGGATGCGATTGAGACGCTAGGGAAAGCGCTATTGCCCATTGACTCAGAAAAAACGATGCCCGGTGCTCAGCCAAAAGCAAAAGAACGACCATCTTTATTTCGATGGTTATGGGGATAA